AGAGGCTGTAATAGGGGCCGTGCCCGATATGCAGATCGTCCATGCGCTCGATGATGCGCGGATGCGTCGCCTCGACGATGACAAAGACGCCGGGCGCCACACCCTTGCCGACGGTGTAGTCGACGACGCCCTTCTTCAAGAGAAGCCCGCCGGCCTCGCGTGGGATCAGCACCTTGGCGAGATCATCGCGATCGGCCTTGGGTCCATGCATGCCGGGAACATCGGGCACCAGCCCGGTGGCGTTGGCAATGGCGCACATCTCGACCATGGTTTTCGAGCCATCGACGAACTCGACGAGCATGCGCGGGTTCATGTTGCGGCGTATCGCTTCCTCGCGATAGTCGTCGGGCACGGCGTCGTGATTGAGCGGGTTGTTCTTGCCCTTGCCAGCCGAGACGATGGTCAGGCCAAGCGCTGAGGCGAACTCGATCAGTTCCATGCAGCTTGACGGCTCGTCACCGGCGCCAACCGAATAAACAACGCCAAGCCGATCGGCCTGCTGCTTCAGATAACAGCCGATGGTGACGTCGGCCTCGACATTCATCATCACCAGATGCTTGCCGTGCTCCATCGCCATCAGGTCGAAATCGGCGGCAACACCGGGTTTTCCGGTGGCGTCGATGACGACGTCGATTAATGGGTTGGTCACCAGCATTTCGTTGGAGGTGATGGCGATCCTGCCGCTCTCGATCGCCTGGGTGACCTTCGACGGCGTGCCAGCCTCAACCGCCATCGCCTCGTCGCCATAGGCGATGCGGATGGCGTCGCGCGCGGTGTGCGGGCGGCGGGTCGAGACGGCGCAGACCGAAATACCCGGCATCAGCATGCCCTGCGTCACCAGATCGGTGCCCATCTCGCCGGAACCGATGACACCAATGCGCACCGGGCGGCCCTCGGCGGCGCGCTTTGCGAGATCGCGGGCAAGCCCGGTCAGGGCGACATTGGTCATACTGGAGCGTCCACTGCTTCTTGATCCAAGGTCGGATTAGCAGGGATCAGGCCCGGCTTGCCAATGAAACCGGCAGCCGGCGGCAATTTCCAACAAATTCATTCCGACGGACGCAGTCGTTTGGGTGAGTGTGCCCGGGCCGACCGCGGGTCTATTGGCCCAAAGGGATACCAATTGACATTGTTGCGAACAGCAACAATAAAACATTCGTTCGCTAACAAAGGCAAATGTTCACCGTCACATCCAAGTCGGGGAGCGTTTCGCATCGCGTTGGGTTGGGGAGTGCCTCTGTACCGGAACGGCAACAGAGGCTTGGTTGAAATCAACGGAGCATCGTTGTGAGGCATCGAGCCGATAGATCGATGCTCCAGGGGGAGGAAGAATGGACACTATTCTCGCGGGCCTCAAAGGGGCCATCGACACGCTTGGCCCGACGATCCTGCTGCCGATCGTCATTTTCATCATCGCCGTGGTTCTGGGCGCCAAGGTCAGCAAGGCTTTTCGCGCCGCCGTCACCATCGGCGTCGCCTTCATCGGCATCAATCTGGTGCTTGGTCTCATGTTCACGTCGATCGGCGACGTTGCCAAGGCCATTGTCACCAACACCGGCATCCATCGTGACATCATCGATGTCGGCTGGCCATCGGCCGCGGCCATCGCTTTCGGCTCGTCGGTCGGCCTGTGGGTCATTCCGGTCGGCATCCTCGTCAACATCGTGCTTCTGCTGACGCGCATGACCCGCACGCTCAATGTCGACGTCTGGAATTTCTGGCATTTCGCCTTTGTCGGCTCGCTGGTCGTCGCCGCGAC
The nucleotide sequence above comes from Mesorhizobium shangrilense. Encoded proteins:
- a CDS encoding NAD(P)H-dependent oxidoreductase, translating into MTNVALTGLARDLAKRAAEGRPVRIGVIGSGEMGTDLVTQGMLMPGISVCAVSTRRPHTARDAIRIAYGDEAMAVEAGTPSKVTQAIESGRIAITSNEMLVTNPLIDVVIDATGKPGVAADFDLMAMEHGKHLVMMNVEADVTIGCYLKQQADRLGVVYSVGAGDEPSSCMELIEFASALGLTIVSAGKGKNNPLNHDAVPDDYREEAIRRNMNPRMLVEFVDGSKTMVEMCAIANATGLVPDVPGMHGPKADRDDLAKVLIPREAGGLLLKKGVVDYTVGKGVAPGVFVIVEATHPRIIERMDDLHIGHGPYYSLFRPYHLTSLEVPLTAARIMLFGKPDMVPLPKPVAEVCAVAKRDLAAGETFDAIGETCYRSWTMTVGEARAQRAVPVGLLEGGKVLKPVGKGELLTMDNAAPEQTTRLFALRRLQDEMLYGQAEG